In the genome of bacterium, one region contains:
- a CDS encoding electron transfer flavoprotein subunit alpha, with protein sequence MSKVLVLLHSEQDGSLAKSGLEAVGAAKSLAEGLGGSLVVGVFGGEIASAANAVAGCGAEKILGVAGADFAASRYATDAAAAEAIAKAAGADYIVAPGTMRMNRVLAGVAYRLGGRVDSHVTGLAVEGGAPVVNRWYYRQRMMGRVQRDVRPWVIAIDPGAFAPLTGTEGTASIENVAVALADGSKRTSVEGIVAPAADAQTIRPDADLLFVAGAGWTKKQADGQSHVKEAEETILGFVKGAGASLGSSKSLVDQSGEGEAVLSFLTHLNQVGQTGATPRHPKGLASCCHGEEPHAVGWRFITERRAINLDANCGWAQGKADVLYVADAFAVMKKVNELLTS encoded by the coding sequence ATGAGTAAGGTTCTCGTACTACTGCACAGCGAGCAGGATGGCTCGCTGGCCAAGTCCGGCCTGGAAGCCGTCGGGGCTGCGAAGTCTCTGGCGGAGGGCCTGGGCGGCTCTCTTGTCGTCGGCGTGTTCGGCGGCGAGATCGCATCCGCGGCCAATGCCGTTGCCGGTTGCGGTGCAGAGAAGATTCTGGGCGTTGCCGGTGCGGACTTCGCCGCGTCGCGCTACGCAACCGATGCCGCGGCGGCGGAAGCCATCGCGAAGGCCGCCGGCGCCGACTACATCGTCGCGCCCGGTACCATGCGGATGAACCGCGTGCTGGCCGGCGTCGCCTATCGCCTAGGCGGTCGTGTCGATTCGCACGTGACCGGCCTCGCCGTCGAAGGCGGCGCGCCGGTTGTGAATCGCTGGTACTATCGCCAGCGCATGATGGGTCGCGTGCAGCGCGACGTTCGCCCTTGGGTCATCGCAATCGACCCGGGCGCATTCGCTCCGTTGACCGGCACCGAAGGCACCGCCTCGATCGAAAATGTTGCAGTCGCTTTGGCCGATGGCTCGAAGCGCACCAGCGTCGAGGGCATCGTTGCGCCCGCCGCCGACGCGCAGACGATTCGCCCCGACGCCGATTTGCTGTTTGTGGCCGGCGCCGGTTGGACGAAGAAACAGGCCGATGGCCAGTCCCACGTCAAGGAAGCGGAAGAGACGATCCTCGGCTTTGTGAAGGGCGCCGGCGCATCGCTCGGCAGCAGCAAGTCGCTCGTCGACCAGTCCGGCGAAGGCGAAGCAGTTCTGTCCTTCCTGACCCACCTGAACCAGGTTGGTCAGACCGGCGCCACGCCGCGCCACCCGAAGGGACTCGCGTCATGTTGTCACGGCGAAGAGCCCCACGCCGTCGGCTGGCGCTTCATCACCGAGCGCCGCGCCATCAACCTGGACGCCAACTGCGGCTGGGCCCAGGGTAAAGCAGACGTGCTCTACGTCGCCGACGCGTTTGCGGTGATGAAGAAGGTCAACGAGCTGCTGACCTCGTAA
- a CDS encoding mechanosensitive ion channel family protein: MDNIGEMISTFFERLMLGAPKFALSLIFLLVLHILLGLILTRFEHYLKSTLEKKAPGNNEIEKRINTLKKLVRKVAFIALWFMGALMLLKQVGVDIAPLLATAGVFGLAIGFGAKDLARDLIAGAFLLIENQIRVGDVALVNGTGGVVEDINVRTVVLRDGTGTLHVFPNGTISKLSNMTKDWSAFMLEMGVAYKEDLDHVMEVMKRVDAEMQSEEEWKAKCLEPMEMMGVDSFGDSSIVIKCRIKTKPILQWGVGREYRRRLKKAFDEEGIEIPFPHMSLYFGEASKAFDVAMAK, encoded by the coding sequence ATGGATAATATTGGAGAGATGATTTCGACGTTCTTTGAAAGGCTGATGCTGGGTGCACCGAAGTTCGCCCTCAGCCTGATCTTCCTGCTCGTCCTGCACATCCTGCTGGGCCTCATCCTGACGCGCTTCGAGCATTACCTGAAAAGCACGCTGGAAAAGAAAGCCCCTGGCAACAACGAGATCGAGAAGCGCATCAACACGCTGAAGAAGCTCGTCCGCAAAGTCGCGTTCATTGCGTTGTGGTTCATGGGCGCGCTGATGCTGTTGAAGCAGGTCGGCGTCGATATTGCGCCGCTGCTCGCCACTGCCGGCGTCTTTGGACTGGCGATTGGCTTTGGCGCAAAGGACCTGGCCCGCGACCTGATTGCCGGTGCCTTCCTGCTGATCGAAAACCAGATTCGGGTCGGTGACGTTGCGTTGGTCAATGGCACCGGCGGTGTGGTGGAGGACATCAACGTCCGGACGGTAGTCCTGCGCGATGGTACCGGCACGCTGCACGTCTTTCCCAACGGCACGATCTCGAAGCTGAGCAACATGACGAAGGACTGGAGCGCATTCATGCTCGAGATGGGCGTTGCTTATAAAGAGGATCTGGATCACGTCATGGAAGTCATGAAGCGCGTCGATGCAGAGATGCAGTCCGAAGAGGAATGGAAGGCGAAGTGCCTGGAGCCGATGGAAATGATGGGCGTCGACAGTTTCGGCGATTCCTCCATCGTCATCAAGTGCCGCATCAAGACGAAGCCGATTCTCCAGTGGGGCGTCGGCCGCGAGTACCGCCGCCGCCTGAAGAAGGCCTTCGACGAGGAAGGGATCGAGATTCCGTTCCCGCACATGAGCCTCTATTTCGGCGAAGCCAGCAAGGCGTTCGACGTTGCGATGGCGAAGTAA
- a CDS encoding PHP domain-containing protein yields the protein MLFFLEDRAVDPILFDLHCHTQEHSYDGHLPAVQLLQGSVEAGFSGVVITDHNTVWTADELADLRREAGVPEDFFLASGQEIRTAVDGIICGDLLAYGLTENIADGIDPAEVLRMLDEAGGFCLAAHVGQPRWGFCEKIADYPIRVAETWNGRYGNSHESRAVPLAEDYGLIQTGGSDAHNPDQVAGGGTILEERPADLADLGRILLAGKCKPWKPNVMKRTLRWLKRS from the coding sequence ATGCTTTTTTTCTTAGAGGACCGCGCCGTGGATCCGATCCTGTTCGACTTGCATTGCCATACCCAGGAGCACAGTTACGACGGGCATCTGCCGGCCGTCCAACTGCTGCAGGGCTCCGTCGAGGCGGGATTCTCCGGCGTCGTCATTACGGATCACAATACGGTCTGGACGGCGGACGAGCTGGCCGACCTGCGTCGTGAAGCCGGCGTGCCGGAGGACTTCTTCCTGGCCTCCGGACAGGAAATCCGCACGGCGGTCGACGGGATCATTTGCGGCGATCTGCTCGCCTACGGATTGACCGAGAACATCGCCGACGGCATCGACCCGGCCGAGGTGCTTCGGATGCTGGATGAAGCCGGTGGTTTCTGCCTCGCCGCTCACGTTGGCCAACCGCGCTGGGGCTTCTGCGAGAAGATCGCCGATTATCCGATTCGCGTCGCGGAAACATGGAACGGGCGCTATGGAAACAGCCATGAATCCCGAGCCGTGCCGCTCGCCGAGGACTACGGCTTGATCCAGACGGGCGGGTCCGACGCCCACAACCCAGACCAGGTCGCCGGGGGCGGGACCATTCTGGAGGAGCGCCCGGCCGATCTGGCCGACTTGGGGCGCATCCTGCTCGCCGGCAAGTGCAAGCCCTGGAAGCCCAACGTCATGAAGCGGACTTTGCGCTGGCTGAAACGTAGCTAA
- a CDS encoding glycosyltransferase, translating to MARPIPKVMHLDTEKGFRGGENQVMLLLDGLRRRGIEQIVVARTGCEFGRRAREAGYSVHEVPPGPFWAPQPVRIVRQLIDDEDIGILHAHTGNAHGLALRAAGRRPPPHIVVTRRVDFAIKSNPFSRMKYTAPCIRFIAISSGVRDVLVAGGVAAKRIDIVPSGIDLSRFDGAAARREEWRSQWNASADTPAIGTVGAYVDHKDPLNLIEAAPRVLEKLPDAKIVFVGEGELRPAMEERLEALGIADRVVLTGWQEDVPGCLAALDLFCMPSKLEGLGTSLIDALAMGLPAVGCRTGGIPDVIEDGHNGVLVPPQDSEALAAAIVDLWGDEERRTRFAEAGPQTVAERFTADRMVDGTLATYENVLPTESLFGSD from the coding sequence ATGGCCCGTCCGATCCCCAAAGTCATGCACCTCGACACGGAGAAGGGTTTCCGTGGTGGGGAGAATCAGGTCATGCTGCTGCTGGATGGATTGCGGCGGCGAGGGATCGAACAGATTGTCGTGGCGCGTACCGGGTGCGAGTTCGGCCGTCGCGCGCGCGAGGCGGGCTACTCCGTCCATGAAGTTCCCCCCGGGCCGTTTTGGGCTCCGCAGCCCGTGCGGATCGTTCGGCAATTGATCGACGATGAAGACATTGGAATTCTGCATGCGCACACCGGCAATGCGCACGGGCTTGCACTCCGGGCTGCCGGGCGGCGCCCACCGCCGCATATTGTCGTGACCCGGCGCGTGGATTTCGCCATCAAGTCCAACCCGTTCAGCCGGATGAAGTACACCGCGCCTTGCATTCGCTTCATCGCGATCTCGAGTGGCGTTCGCGACGTGCTTGTCGCCGGCGGCGTCGCGGCGAAGCGCATCGACATAGTGCCGAGCGGCATCGATCTCAGTCGCTTCGATGGAGCCGCAGCGCGTCGTGAAGAATGGCGCAGCCAATGGAACGCCTCCGCCGACACCCCTGCAATCGGAACCGTCGGCGCATACGTGGATCACAAGGATCCGCTGAACCTGATCGAAGCCGCGCCGCGTGTGCTTGAGAAACTACCCGATGCGAAGATTGTCTTCGTCGGGGAGGGCGAGTTGCGCCCCGCGATGGAAGAGCGCCTGGAGGCTCTCGGGATTGCCGATCGCGTTGTCCTGACCGGCTGGCAGGAAGACGTGCCCGGCTGTCTCGCTGCGCTCGATCTGTTCTGCATGCCGAGCAAGCTCGAAGGGCTCGGCACGTCGCTGATCGATGCGCTGGCGATGGGGTTGCCGGCGGTTGGGTGTCGGACCGGCGGGATTCCGGATGTCATCGAGGATGGACACAACGGCGTCCTTGTTCCGCCGCAGGATTCCGAAGCCCTCGCCGCCGCGATTGTTGATTTGTGGGGAGACGAAGAACGCCGCACGCGTTTTGCCGAGGCCGGCCCCCAGACTGTTGCCGAGCGCTTCACCGCTGATCGCATGGTCGATGGAACCCTTGCCACTTATGAGAATGTCTTGCCCACCGAGTCGCTGTTCGGTTCCGATTAA
- a CDS encoding alkaline phosphatase family protein has product MMRVARLCFVLTLIAILAGCAGGQNTGRMPTMGPAIESIIIGSTTWSTAAVAIRTDEPGIGQITLISDDDSYAQRRTFETTREGGRFAIVEFDVLQPREKYILYDIRGEIGSFRTMPRPGERVPMRFAVGSCFNFKSDEITEYAGGEKNVVANHQVWKRLNKQKKLDAFFMIGDRFYLPGKYSDYDGMTDEQVLELFREYYDGMISVPGVEERFSTVPVYCIWDDHDFGPNDSGGNFAFKDIALIALGESFANPPMGEPDNPGCYFRATFGAVDAFFLDDRYYRDCGGGENCNPKKRQLSDGTYTSDPPLDHMLGRQQFEWLKRGLASSTAPVKLVIDGNQMLSNIHKYEHWGLFQEREEFFDWLNQEKIPGIVFIAGDRHTGEIGVIHRGVPYPLYELTASGMGVNVYGADEDTPESPYDTIGPVADVHHFGLIEYDPSGSGSVTLSLVSRTGKTINKVKIPLTELQAN; this is encoded by the coding sequence ATGATGCGAGTAGCTCGCCTCTGCTTTGTGCTGACATTGATTGCCATTCTGGCCGGCTGCGCCGGTGGGCAAAACACCGGCCGAATGCCAACGATGGGTCCGGCGATCGAATCGATCATCATCGGTTCCACCACCTGGAGCACGGCAGCGGTCGCGATTCGGACGGATGAACCGGGCATCGGGCAGATCACTTTGATCAGCGATGACGATTCCTACGCGCAGCGTCGCACCTTCGAGACGACTCGCGAGGGCGGACGCTTCGCCATCGTTGAATTCGATGTTCTGCAACCGCGCGAGAAGTACATCCTCTACGATATTCGCGGAGAGATCGGATCCTTCCGCACGATGCCGCGTCCGGGCGAGCGCGTTCCGATGCGATTCGCAGTCGGGTCCTGCTTCAACTTCAAGAGCGACGAGATCACCGAGTACGCGGGCGGCGAAAAGAACGTCGTCGCAAACCACCAGGTATGGAAGCGCCTCAACAAGCAGAAGAAGCTCGATGCCTTCTTCATGATCGGCGACCGCTTTTATCTCCCCGGGAAATACTCCGACTACGATGGAATGACGGACGAGCAGGTGCTCGAGCTCTTCCGCGAGTACTACGACGGGATGATCTCCGTCCCCGGCGTGGAGGAGCGTTTCTCGACCGTTCCAGTCTACTGCATCTGGGACGATCACGACTTCGGGCCAAACGACAGCGGCGGGAACTTCGCTTTCAAAGACATCGCACTGATCGCCCTGGGGGAATCGTTCGCCAATCCTCCCATGGGCGAGCCGGACAACCCCGGGTGCTACTTCAGGGCGACCTTCGGGGCCGTGGATGCATTCTTCCTGGATGACCGTTACTACCGGGACTGCGGCGGGGGAGAGAACTGCAACCCGAAGAAGCGTCAGCTTTCAGACGGGACTTACACCTCCGATCCGCCATTGGATCACATGTTGGGGCGCCAGCAGTTCGAATGGCTGAAGAGGGGCCTCGCATCCAGCACCGCGCCCGTGAAACTCGTCATCGACGGCAATCAGATGCTTTCCAACATCCACAAGTACGAGCACTGGGGCCTGTTCCAGGAGCGCGAGGAATTCTTCGATTGGCTCAACCAGGAGAAGATTCCGGGGATCGTCTTCATCGCCGGCGACCGCCACACGGGCGAGATCGGCGTTATCCACCGCGGCGTGCCCTATCCGCTGTACGAATTGACGGCGTCCGGTATGGGCGTGAACGTCTATGGTGCGGACGAGGACACCCCGGAGAGCCCGTACGATACGATCGGCCCGGTTGCGGACGTTCACCATTTCGGGCTGATTGAGTACGACCCCAGCGGCAGTGGCAGCGTCACCCTCAGCCTCGTTTCGCGCACCGGCAAGACGATCAACAAGGTGAAGATCCCTCTGACGGAGCTGCAGGCGAACTGA
- the msrP gene encoding protein-methionine-sulfoxide reductase catalytic subunit MsrP: protein MANVIIPPEWQLPEKNVTPEADFLSRRQFLKRSGLAFAGLSALAIGGGLSACVQAQPPGSFDMDQKIAAFLGQFADLPNQTNSKYQAGRAITSPEFSTRYNNAYEFTTDKEKVWKLAKDFTMKPWQVEVGGLCERKGTFEYTDIVDMKALEERRYRHRCVEAWAMTVPWVGYPLRKFIEWAKPMPQAKYVRFISIKRPSEMVGQRTQTWYNWPYYEALRLDEAMNELTMLVVGMYGKELSPQNGGPIRVVTPWKYGYKSPKYIARIEFTDKQPHTFWNDLAPNEYSFLSNVNPKVPHPRWSQARERLIGQDNRMVDTQPYNGYGEYVAGLYS from the coding sequence ATGGCCAATGTCATAATCCCGCCCGAGTGGCAACTTCCCGAGAAGAATGTCACCCCCGAGGCCGATTTTCTGTCCCGGAGGCAGTTCTTGAAGCGGTCCGGGCTCGCGTTTGCAGGCCTTTCGGCTCTTGCAATCGGCGGCGGACTCTCCGCCTGCGTGCAAGCCCAGCCGCCCGGTTCCTTCGACATGGATCAGAAGATTGCCGCTTTCCTGGGCCAATTCGCGGATCTTCCCAATCAGACCAATTCGAAGTATCAGGCTGGCAGAGCGATCACATCCCCGGAATTCTCAACACGCTACAATAATGCTTACGAGTTCACGACGGACAAAGAGAAGGTCTGGAAACTCGCGAAGGACTTCACAATGAAGCCCTGGCAGGTCGAAGTCGGCGGCCTCTGTGAGCGAAAGGGAACTTTCGAGTATACGGACATCGTGGACATGAAGGCGCTGGAGGAGCGGCGCTATCGCCACCGCTGCGTCGAGGCCTGGGCGATGACGGTTCCGTGGGTCGGATACCCGCTGCGCAAGTTCATCGAGTGGGCGAAGCCAATGCCGCAAGCCAAGTACGTGCGCTTCATATCCATCAAGCGCCCGAGCGAAATGGTGGGCCAGAGGACGCAAACGTGGTACAACTGGCCGTACTACGAAGCCTTGCGTCTGGATGAAGCGATGAACGAGCTGACGATGCTGGTTGTTGGGATGTACGGGAAGGAGCTGTCACCACAGAACGGCGGACCGATCCGGGTCGTGACGCCCTGGAAGTACGGCTACAAGAGCCCGAAGTACATCGCCCGCATCGAGTTCACGGATAAGCAGCCGCACACGTTCTGGAACGATCTGGCGCCGAACGAGTACAGCTTCCTGTCGAATGTGAACCCGAAGGTGCCACACCCGCGGTGGAGTCAGGCCCGCGAGCGGCTGATCGGCCAGGACAACCGCATGGTCGACACACAACCATATAATGGCTACGGTGAGTACGTGGCGGGGCTTTACTCCTGA
- a CDS encoding alpha-amylase, whose translation MRRFENSLDRAGAKPPDWTREAVWYQIMVERFRDGDPSNNPPDSVAWTADWESIPAPEFRRRYGGDLQGVIEKLDYLAELGVTALYLNPIFHSPSHHKYDAIDYRHVDDCLGVAGEYERTASAEDLLDPDTWLFNASDRVLLELIREVHACGMRIVLDVSFNHVSPRHPAFQDVRAHGRQSRFADWFEVVGWEPFEYEGWAGFGGMPVFRKTAAGFASPTLRDHIFAVTRRWMAPGGDPSAGIDGWRLDVANEIPPGFWREWSALVKSINPEAIMIGEIWDQADDWVDEGYFDLVMNYEFAKASVEFFVDGRPTAKFAQRLQSLRHRYSWPVTLGLQNLYDSHDTDRIVSRLRNPGLPYDSMNTPARNPDYDVAKPTPDDYRRLLQMALFQATYPGAPMIWYGTEVGIWGADDPHTRKPMLWQDLEPCERPEANRVEKDLLAAYREILALRKLPVFREGDYVQLVADGPLFVYARILDGVTAVVVLNRSDKPASIPMIALPNGESISPDWQTIYGLPGSNQEQLEAHGGVVLLREGG comes from the coding sequence ATGAGACGATTCGAGAATTCGCTGGACCGAGCAGGCGCGAAGCCCCCCGATTGGACACGCGAGGCCGTCTGGTACCAGATCATGGTGGAGCGTTTCCGCGACGGCGATCCGTCGAACAATCCGCCCGACAGCGTTGCATGGACGGCAGACTGGGAGAGCATCCCGGCACCCGAATTTCGCCGCCGCTATGGGGGCGATCTGCAGGGCGTGATTGAGAAGCTCGACTACCTTGCCGAGCTCGGCGTCACGGCCCTCTATCTCAATCCGATCTTTCACTCGCCATCGCACCACAAGTACGACGCCATCGACTATCGCCATGTGGACGATTGCCTTGGCGTGGCGGGGGAGTACGAACGTACCGCCTCGGCGGAGGATCTGCTCGATCCGGACACATGGCTGTTCAACGCCTCGGATCGTGTGCTGCTCGAGTTGATCCGCGAGGTTCACGCATGCGGCATGCGGATCGTGCTCGACGTCTCTTTCAATCACGTTTCTCCGCGCCACCCGGCGTTCCAGGATGTGCGGGCTCACGGTCGCCAGTCCCGTTTCGCGGATTGGTTCGAGGTCGTCGGTTGGGAGCCATTCGAGTATGAGGGCTGGGCCGGATTCGGCGGAATGCCGGTGTTCCGAAAGACGGCTGCGGGCTTCGCGAGCCCGACGCTGCGCGATCACATCTTCGCCGTCACACGACGCTGGATGGCGCCGGGCGGCGACCCATCGGCCGGGATCGATGGCTGGCGCCTGGATGTGGCAAACGAGATTCCACCCGGCTTCTGGCGCGAGTGGAGTGCCCTCGTGAAGTCCATCAATCCCGAGGCCATCATGATCGGCGAGATCTGGGACCAGGCCGATGATTGGGTCGACGAGGGGTACTTCGACCTCGTGATGAACTACGAGTTCGCAAAGGCCTCGGTGGAGTTCTTCGTCGACGGCCGCCCGACGGCGAAATTCGCGCAACGACTCCAATCGCTGCGTCACCGGTACTCTTGGCCGGTTACGCTCGGGCTGCAGAACCTGTACGACAGCCACGACACCGACCGCATCGTCTCGCGCCTCCGCAATCCCGGGTTGCCCTACGACAGCATGAATACGCCCGCGCGCAACCCAGATTACGACGTCGCCAAGCCGACTCCGGACGATTATCGGCGGCTTCTCCAGATGGCGCTATTCCAGGCGACCTACCCTGGTGCGCCGATGATCTGGTACGGCACCGAGGTCGGAATATGGGGTGCCGATGATCCGCATACCCGGAAGCCGATGCTCTGGCAGGACCTCGAGCCCTGCGAACGCCCGGAAGCGAACCGTGTCGAGAAGGACCTTCTGGCTGCCTATCGCGAGATTCTCGCGCTTCGCAAGCTTCCCGTCTTCCGGGAAGGCGACTACGTTCAGCTCGTTGCGGATGGGCCGCTGTTCGTGTACGCCCGAATCCTGGATGGGGTGACGGCGGTTGTTGTTCTCAATCGCAGCGACAAGCCGGCCTCTATCCCGATGATCGCCCTCCCGAATGGCGAATCGATCAGTCCCGACTGGCAGACGATCTATGGATTGCCTGGATCTAACCAGGAGCAATTGGAGGCCCACGGCGGCGTTGTTCTTCTCCGCGAAGGGGGCTAA
- a CDS encoding S26 family signal peptidase — translation MAKKKKTTQQTTTPERVRERRTESAKKTPGGMMHAVMRDLRGWADALFFAFLLAMFIRTYVFELFMIPTGSMTPALIGDDAHLVGELDWDQDGDQDIIVLNHPTQPSMVQVHLRNAEGEFDTELVLEAPDYGLRDRLRQPNLPGKGRSDMILVNKFAYWFSPPDRGDIVVFKVPDRPESGHPFDPDKPVYIKRAVGLPGEEITLQPVDQYDMHPPNVSGRISPPEYGGMEKVLNTRPVLINGEPVTEEPFPRLHHFPRSTSTFLPSPNQEPTVIQAGDDEVYMFGDNQLSSSDSRYWGGVPTSHLRGKAILRYWPFRKLGFLDQ, via the coding sequence ATGGCGAAGAAAAAGAAAACGACCCAGCAGACAACGACTCCGGAGCGCGTGCGCGAACGTCGCACGGAGAGCGCCAAGAAGACGCCCGGCGGCATGATGCACGCCGTGATGCGCGACCTGCGCGGCTGGGCCGATGCGCTGTTCTTCGCCTTTCTGCTGGCCATGTTCATCCGGACGTATGTCTTTGAGCTCTTCATGATCCCGACGGGCTCCATGACGCCGGCGCTGATCGGCGACGATGCACACCTGGTCGGCGAGCTTGATTGGGATCAGGACGGCGATCAGGATATCATCGTCCTGAATCACCCAACCCAGCCCAGCATGGTTCAGGTTCACCTGCGGAACGCGGAGGGCGAATTCGACACGGAACTGGTGCTCGAGGCACCGGACTACGGCCTGAGAGATCGACTCCGACAGCCCAATCTCCCCGGCAAGGGCCGCAGCGATATGATCCTGGTCAACAAGTTCGCATACTGGTTCTCGCCGCCGGATCGTGGCGACATCGTGGTCTTCAAAGTTCCGGACCGCCCAGAAAGCGGTCACCCGTTTGATCCGGACAAGCCGGTTTACATCAAACGCGCGGTCGGTCTGCCCGGTGAGGAGATTACGCTCCAGCCGGTCGATCAATACGATATGCACCCGCCAAATGTGTCCGGCCGGATCTCCCCGCCCGAATACGGTGGGATGGAGAAGGTCCTCAATACCCGCCCGGTACTCATAAACGGCGAGCCTGTCACCGAGGAACCGTTCCCGCGGCTGCATCACTTTCCTCGATCGACATCGACGTTTCTGCCCTCGCCTAATCAGGAACCCACCGTGATCCAGGCCGGCGATGATGAGGTCTACATGTTCGGCGACAACCAGTTGAGCTCCAGTGACAGTCGCTACTGGGGTGGGGTCCCGACTTCTCACCTGCGCGGCAAGGCCATCCTGCGCTACTGGCCGTTCCGGAAACTGGGATTCCTGGACCAGTAG
- a CDS encoding class I SAM-dependent methyltransferase gives MTRPIDDPRDPAYRPPLDRDAPFPPQGEAGHPNLKELLYANLGTEQVVVDVGCGTGPFEYHRFAPQFIAFDMFEPDSREGMKPVDEFRLGRLETFPLEDESADAVVLGFILEHVPEPLVFLREAERVLRPGGWCYVAIPHHRSLEDRLFRLATRIAGSKRGPHIQRFTFTNFRQLTEEGTRLRAVGWHFLDASFLWMEHPKLRWARKPFVGVLKAMRAVGIDLFHESNYQILLQKK, from the coding sequence ATGACGCGTCCCATCGATGATCCGCGCGATCCTGCTTATCGGCCGCCTCTCGATCGCGACGCCCCGTTTCCTCCGCAGGGCGAAGCCGGGCACCCGAACCTCAAGGAACTCCTCTACGCGAATCTCGGCACTGAACAGGTCGTCGTCGACGTCGGTTGCGGGACCGGGCCATTCGAGTACCACCGTTTCGCCCCACAGTTCATTGCCTTTGACATGTTCGAGCCGGATTCTCGCGAGGGCATGAAGCCGGTAGATGAGTTTCGCCTTGGGCGCCTGGAAACGTTTCCCCTCGAAGACGAATCCGCCGACGCCGTGGTGCTGGGGTTCATTCTGGAGCATGTGCCAGAACCGCTCGTTTTTCTACGCGAGGCCGAGCGCGTCCTGCGGCCCGGCGGATGGTGCTACGTGGCAATCCCCCACCACCGATCGCTGGAAGATCGCCTGTTCCGCCTGGCGACGCGAATCGCGGGCAGCAAGCGCGGCCCGCACATCCAGCGCTTCACCTTTACTAACTTCCGCCAACTGACAGAGGAAGGCACCCGCCTTCGTGCCGTCGGGTGGCATTTCCTCGATGCGTCATTCCTCTGGATGGAGCACCCAAAGCTGCGCTGGGCACGAAAACCGTTTGTCGGCGTGCTGAAGGCCATGCGAGCGGTCGGAATCGACCTTTTCCACGAGTCGAATTACCAGATCCTCCTGCAGAAGAAATGA
- a CDS encoding GNAT family N-acetyltransferase → MAARPTARLLTPSDRPALDALWESTANRYLVQCPAFAEHATLPGEARFIGIIQSKKLVMAIPFSRSFSRLWRLDGRHAQYWYSPLFAPFAGPMIAADHPDSESFWRDCLGVVPMAIPKVAEIVNIVFPPGVQDARGLAWKRWTNTLHYNYVTCWDEPGSWEAQPESSVRRQARKAREAGLAGDVLPAGQTAELEELWRRNSKRQGLPPQLADNLSNLGPWLESTDSGFLIVIRDGTGKPHAAGLFGYDKHRVYYFAGASEPEELGSGGSTLLHFEALAEIDRRGLPHCYDWVGANTPSIAQFKKKFRPRLETYVSSMYATNRIYLINVIRGMLGLRDQS, encoded by the coding sequence ATGGCCGCGAGACCCACAGCCCGACTCCTGACCCCCAGCGACCGCCCTGCGCTCGATGCGCTGTGGGAGAGCACGGCCAATCGCTACCTGGTTCAATGCCCGGCGTTTGCGGAGCATGCAACACTGCCAGGTGAGGCTCGCTTCATCGGCATCATTCAAAGTAAGAAGCTGGTGATGGCGATTCCTTTCAGCCGGTCATTCAGTCGTCTCTGGCGACTGGACGGCCGCCACGCCCAATACTGGTACTCACCCCTCTTTGCGCCTTTCGCCGGGCCCATGATTGCAGCCGACCATCCAGATTCCGAGAGCTTTTGGCGCGATTGCCTGGGCGTAGTGCCAATGGCGATCCCTAAAGTCGCCGAAATCGTGAACATCGTCTTCCCTCCAGGGGTGCAGGATGCGCGAGGGCTCGCGTGGAAGCGCTGGACAAACACTCTACACTACAACTACGTCACGTGTTGGGATGAACCGGGGAGTTGGGAAGCGCAGCCGGAGTCATCAGTCCGTCGCCAGGCCCGCAAGGCCCGCGAGGCTGGTCTCGCCGGCGACGTGCTCCCTGCCGGCCAAACTGCAGAACTGGAGGAGCTCTGGAGACGAAATTCAAAACGTCAAGGGCTGCCTCCACAATTAGCGGACAACCTCTCCAACCTGGGCCCATGGCTTGAATCGACAGATTCTGGCTTCTTGATCGTTATCCGAGATGGGACGGGAAAGCCCCATGCTGCTGGTCTCTTTGGGTACGATAAGCACCGCGTCTACTACTTCGCTGGCGCATCGGAGCCAGAAGAACTGGGTTCAGGTGGGTCGACTTTGCTGCACTTCGAAGCACTTGCGGAAATCGATCGGCGGGGCCTCCCGCATTGTTATGATTGGGTGGGGGCCAATACGCCTTCTATCGCGCAGTTCAAGAAGAAGTTCCGCCCTCGACTGGAGACATATGTCTCCTCCATGTACGCGACGAACAGGATCTACCTGATCAATGTTATTCGCGGGATGCTGGGATTAAGAGATCAATCATGA